AAACAATACCATCTGCTAATAGTATTTCATAACATATGCTAAGTCATTCTTACGTTTCGGCCACTCCCTTTACcgttttcgtcttctttcatCGTGCGTTACTTCACCTCAAATGGTTCACtaactaaatgaaaaaagaaaaaaacaatttgcttTCGTTTATGGTATACTCGGGTTTCACGTTTTTCCCGCAGGCGTAAACGGTTAAATCGAACAAAACTCACAGTGCTGCTGGCACACGACTAGTCTCACTCGTTAGTTGAACATCAGCCATTCAAAATCTCGCTTTAAACTTTTTTGTCTCGATTTCACTTCACTAGAATTACGTCCTTACGGTACAGACCAGATATTAAAATGGCCGGCATTCCTAGTCTATCGTTATTTTTAACAACATGTGTTTATTCTACAGATAATTCCAGGAATTTCTCGAATTCTTCGCACAGGTAAAACAGGAGATTGTCTCGCGGTCTGTTGATTTTCAAACAGTTGTATGGACCAAGCCTTTGGAAAGTGCGCAAAATGAGGCATCAACTGGCGTACACAATAGTGTGCCTAACCTTGTGGATCTCTTCGTGCGCCGGAAGCGACGAAAGTACGCTGCACGACGATCAAGGCCTTCTGATTCCGTTAGCAAAATGCTGCGATGTCGGTGAATTCTACAATGCCGGATTTGACAATTGCGTGGAATGGGACACTCTCGATATAGAAGTTCCTGGAACCTATTTCGACTCCAATGGAACCGGCCATGCTGCGGCCCCTAGTGCCTTTCTGTTGTCTTTGACTAATTTAACTATTTGCCCAAATGGTCATGTTGTCAAGACGTCAACAGATTTCCAAATATTTCAAGATGGATCTTTGAAAACAGCCGACGGAATTTGGAGAGAACCTGGAGAGTTTTGTGTCAACAGAATCGTCAGCCAATCGGATTTGAGGACACCATTAGCAATATTTGCTTCCAGACTTTGCATCGTCGATCCGTGTGCCAACAGCAGCACCGGATGCATCCATAAATGTTGCCCGACAGGAATGATCCTCAATGAGACCGAAAGACTTTGCCAGCCGAGTTCAGTGCCGTTTGTCATACCATTTCACGATGAGAGTGGCACACCATTGCCGACTCCAACATCCGTAGTCGTACGAGATGGAGTGTTTGTTGATTGTCAACACGGAGCCTATTCACTACGACCTTCAGCTGAAGAGGATGAAGAGTTTTACATTCTCCCCAATGGCAGGATACACTTTCCTGCAAACCGCGAATATGTCGATGATTATTGCATAGATCAATTTGCAAGTGAAGATGGCACAGTAAGGAacttttcttgtgttttcatttattagaaggatttgttctttttccattgAATTGACAGGTGTTGCAAGCATTGTTATGTTTCCCACCGCAGCCAGAAGAAACGGCAGCAAATGTGGTCATCCAGTCCATTTATCCGTATTTCTTGTTCGTGTCTTCGTTATTCCTCATCGCTACCTTTATCGTTCACGCTTTACTACCGGAACTGCGCAACACACatggtattttcttttttttcaccactGGCGTTATAACttaatgaattgaaaaatctTAGGGGTTACAATAATGTGTCATGCTGCTTCAATGACCGTCATGTACATTGGTTTGGCAACTATTCAACTGAATCCATACCTACCGGATGACGTATGCGTTGGATTGGGTATATTGGCTCCCTATTATGTAATATTCTCTTAAACATTTGATTcatccttttttattattttagcCGTTCTTGtccattttgcttttcttgccACTTTCACTTGGCTCAACGTTCTTAGTTTTGACATTTGGTGGACATTCAAGTACGTATGTGCCTATAAGGTTGctagaaaatgaaagtaatTCTTACTTGTCCTTCACCTGCAGTGATCGTCGATTACCAAGGAGAAGTCACAAATTAGGCCGTCGATTTATCTATTACTCGCTATACGCGTGGTCAGTCCCCACATTGATTGTCCTTTTCGGTCAGATAGTCGACAATGTTCGAGGATTGTCGAATCACATTAGTCAACCTGGATTCGGTACCCTAAAGTGTTGGTTTCACAGTAAGACAAAGAAAGAGTGATGGTCGCAGTTTTTTAAACTTCTAAATTGTgatattgttttctcttcagCTCCTGGGTCGTTCTACATCTTCCTCTACGGCCCCATGTCTGTTCTTATCCTCGGCaacgtatttttctttacgatGACAGCAATAACGCTGTGTAGAACCAGAATTGGAACACTTCACAAGGACAATGCAAATTTATTCTACAGCAAACAAAAGTTGGTTTGATGCAACTAAACAAATTGTTTGTCGATCTGCATTGTAACAATTGATCCACATATTACGTTTATTACAGGTTTCGTGCCatctttgttcttttcatgCTGATGGGAATCTCATGGATGACGGAAGTGATTTCTTTTGCAGTTGGTGGCTCTGCCTATCTATGGATTCCTACCGATATTCTCAACATACTGACGGCAGTATTTGTGTTTTTCATCTTCGTCTGTAAACCAAATGTGTGGTCACTTCTCATGAAAAAGTATCCTTCCGTGCAGAAGTTTGACCGCTTCTGTTCATCGTGCATGAAGTACGATAACAGCaatcaagaaaatgaagatcGATCTTTCATTGATCTGCAGCAGACAACTATTTAAATTCCGTTTTACGTATCAATTTTATCACCAACATCGTTGGTGTTACCTTTATTATTCTGCACGCCAAAGGTTCTGCATTCCTTGTGCCTTGCCTTCCACATTTGCCGTATCAGCGTCCACACACTCAACCACTTCAACAAAACCCACAACATCCTTCCACTTTTACGATTGACATTTGTCTCGAAGCAATGAAACGAAGTGGAACGAATGGCCTGGAACCCAACAGGAAAGGTAATCTATTTCCGCCAAAAAGtaagagaatttttttaatttcatataTTGCACatctagttttattatttgccattttttttaccttttactCTCGTAAGTGTAAACTTTACTGTTTGTTTTCCACTGTTCTTGTAATGTGCTCTGTCcactagaaaaaagaaaaaagtttgacAATACTAGCCGAAAAAATAAGGACGATGAAATTAAACAGAACGaggcaaacaaacaatgaaaaacataGAATGAACGATACTTAACACCCACaattgtacatatatataagtGTATAAAAATGCTTGTATTTCTTCGCAAATTCTCGAATGGGAAAGTTGCTGTCAGCCAACCATTACGAAGTGCTCTTATATATCCATGCAATTTATTGATTGTAACcatcaaaatttattgttttctttcatgtcACAATTGTCAACAATAGCCTAGCCTCTACACGTACACTATTTTCGATTGTCCTTAATCCACCCAATATGCCGTTGCCTATTACTATGCCTGTTGGTCGATCGAAAACAATGTTTGGTAAAGCAACCAAGAGCAAGCCCTCAATTTTGACGGATTGACACAAACGACTTTGCTGCTTTCAGCCAATGGTTCCAATATGTCTGTCAATTTTCGGTTTGTGGTTTCCTTAGATGGAAATGTTTTCGCTAAAGATCTTTTCCTCTCGGAGCGAATTCGTCTTTGCCACAATTGTGGTTATTCAGGGCTGCCACGCCAAGGACGAGATTTCTAGAAGCCGTTTATGACATTCTTTCTTTACGGAGGTTTTCATTaagaaaaagtaaattttCTACGCAAACAATCGAAATTCAAGAGGACCTATTTTCATAATGTCCAATCGAATACGATTGTTAGCCATTTTGATCATTATGAATAATTTTGGGACttgattttgttcaaaaagaTGTATTTCGTTTGTCGGGGTTCTCTGACCCCACCTCTGAATGGGTTAGGGTtagcaaatgtttttcgcGTTTTCGTGGAAACGATTTCAACCTTGCCTGAAGCTGGGTTTAAGGTAACTTTCTTTTCATGTAAATAACCTACCACTGCTACATGTGGTCGCCAGTGTTTCTTTTGGTTCCCTGAAAGTTAGTCGTCGTTTGAAAACTGTGTCGCTCCCTCGAAAAACTTACTCATCTCAAACGTCTGGTCTGTCTGTCAACATCTTTTCTCACAACGAGGCAACTTGCCGAAACACCTTGTCTACAGTTACAGCTAGTTAAAGAACCTTTT
This genomic stretch from Daphnia carinata strain CSIRO-1 chromosome 4, CSIRO_AGI_Dcar_HiC_V3, whole genome shotgun sequence harbors:
- the LOC130687214 gene encoding G-protein coupled receptor Mth2-like; this encodes MRHQLAYTIVCLTLWISSCAGSDESTLHDDQGLLIPLAKCCDVGEFYNAGFDNCVEWDTLDIEVPGTYFDSNGTGHAAAPSAFLLSLTNLTICPNGHVVKTSTDFQIFQDGSLKTADGIWREPGEFCVNRIVSQSDLRTPLAIFASRLCIVDPCANSSTGCIHKCCPTGMILNETERLCQPSSVPFVIPFHDESGTPLPTPTSVVVRDGVFVDCQHGAYSLRPSAEEDEEFYILPNGRIHFPANREYVDDYCIDQFASEDGTVLQALLCFPPQPEETAANVVIQSIYPYFLFVSSLFLIATFIVHALLPELRNTHGVTIMCHAASMTVMYIGLATIQLNPYLPDDVCVGLAVLVHFAFLATFTWLNVLSFDIWWTFNDRRLPRRSHKLGRRFIYYSLYAWSVPTLIVLFGQIVDNVRGLSNHISQPGFGTLKCWFHTPGSFYIFLYGPMSVLILGNVFFFTMTAITLCRTRIGTLHKDNANLFYSKQKFRAIFVLFMLMGISWMTEVISFAVGGSAYLWIPTDILNILTAVFVFFIFVCKPNVWSLLMKKYPSVQKFDRFCSSCMKYDNSNQENEDRSFIDLQQTTI